Proteins from a single region of Desulfobacter postgatei 2ac9:
- the tnpC gene encoding IS66 family transposase, which produces QIRDTEKPINLGKKPKREPSKTEKANPKSNENKRPRGQQPGSEGHGLTERPDLPVVYEQACFPQNPVCPCCGLPYTLDGSSGPETQIIEVDVKAYTRRIVRQTGTKICSCKGVPQTITAPMPPKLMPKSPYGISIWADVLLNKFHYCQPTNRLLNHYEELDLPISAGTISGGLNNLKELFEPICNRLYLQQMTEDRFHQDESSWKVFEEIEGKIGNKWWLWVSRSESVVYFLIAPGRGADIPISYFENTRKGKIIVVCDRYSAYKSLANKMPFIILAFCWAHVRRDFLDAARKYPELEECAFCWIEKIAQLYHINNLRCAAFDKALPVQWQSESFKKRHESVINKMNEMTQDRDAFIESHNPDDPNSTLLSNAKYKILKSLKNHWDGLSVFVQHPEVPMDNNKGENAIRNPVTGRRNFYGSASVWSAQLAAMMFSLFKTLELWGLNCHHWLNSYLNACALNHGKAPEQLSRFLPWEMDKARLEKLSKPIDTS; this is translated from the coding sequence CAAATCCGGGATACTGAAAAACCGATTAATTTGGGAAAAAAACCGAAAAGAGAACCTTCAAAAACAGAAAAAGCCAATCCAAAATCAAATGAAAACAAAAGGCCTCGTGGTCAACAACCTGGAAGTGAAGGTCACGGCCTGACAGAGCGTCCTGATCTTCCTGTAGTATACGAACAAGCTTGTTTTCCCCAAAATCCAGTATGCCCTTGTTGCGGGTTGCCCTATACACTTGATGGGAGTTCAGGGCCTGAAACCCAAATTATTGAGGTTGACGTCAAAGCCTACACAAGGAGAATTGTCCGTCAGACAGGAACAAAAATATGCTCGTGCAAAGGGGTGCCTCAAACGATTACTGCACCAATGCCTCCAAAGCTGATGCCAAAAAGCCCATACGGAATTTCAATCTGGGCAGACGTTTTGTTGAACAAATTTCATTATTGCCAGCCGACCAATCGTCTTTTAAATCATTATGAGGAGCTTGATTTACCCATTTCAGCCGGTACAATTTCAGGCGGCTTGAACAATCTCAAAGAATTATTTGAACCCATCTGCAACAGGCTTTACCTTCAACAAATGACCGAAGACAGATTCCATCAAGATGAAAGCAGCTGGAAGGTTTTTGAAGAAATTGAAGGTAAAATCGGAAATAAATGGTGGTTATGGGTCAGTCGTTCTGAATCCGTTGTCTATTTCCTGATTGCGCCGGGACGAGGTGCAGATATTCCGATATCATATTTTGAAAATACCCGGAAAGGTAAAATCATTGTTGTCTGCGACCGATACAGCGCCTATAAATCACTGGCTAACAAAATGCCTTTCATTATTCTGGCCTTTTGTTGGGCACACGTCCGCCGTGATTTCCTGGATGCAGCCAGGAAGTATCCGGAATTGGAAGAATGCGCGTTTTGCTGGATTGAGAAAATCGCACAGCTGTATCATATAAACAACCTGCGTTGTGCAGCCTTTGATAAAGCATTACCTGTGCAATGGCAGTCGGAATCATTCAAAAAGCGACATGAATCTGTGATTAACAAGATGAATGAAATGACGCAGGACCGAGATGCATTTATAGAATCACACAATCCCGATGACCCTAATTCCACCCTGTTATCCAATGCTAAATACAAAATTTTGAAAAGCCTGAAAAACCATTGGGATGGATTGAGTGTGTTTGTTCAACATCCGGAAGTCCCCATGGATAATAATAAAGGTGAAAATGCCATTCGGAATCCAGTAACAGGTCGTAGAAATTTTTATGGTTCAGCAAGTGTATGGAGCGCTCAACTGGCAGCAATGATGTTTTCACTTTTTAAAACCTTGGAGTTGTGGGGACTGAACTGTCACCACTGGTTAAATTCGTACCTTAATGCCTGCGCTCTAAACCATGGGAAAGCACCTGAACAATTATCACGGTTTCTTCCCTGGGAAATGGATAAGGCCCGCCTGGAGAAATTGTCAAAACCGATAGATACCTCATGA
- a CDS encoding cytochrome c3 family protein, with translation MKRLFLIAVPWFAFVLMGVALAEDTEATFKLPTGTITLQAPQDAEYKATLSPVSFPHSLHFSYSCQACHHNWDGNGPIKSCGTSGCHENFWVPKPDQVDVSENGVKSMVGAFHQVCRDCHRKEADQQKAAGSKSIATGPVACAGCHPDPHSQIENSDTALSIPLGVINIEAPEGVEATRGSVGFPHGLHFQFACKSCHHDWDGESEVEACSSCHSETEPSGTRNIKDEANQMYYLAAYHNACVSCHRDTDKKRKAAMAQGNIDKADLPKAAPVNCKGCHRAS, from the coding sequence ATGAAACGATTATTTCTCATTGCAGTACCCTGGTTTGCTTTTGTTTTAATGGGCGTTGCCCTTGCTGAGGACACTGAGGCTACATTTAAGCTTCCCACTGGTACCATTACCTTGCAGGCCCCTCAGGATGCCGAATACAAGGCCACGCTGTCCCCGGTTAGTTTCCCCCATTCCCTTCATTTTTCCTATTCCTGTCAAGCCTGCCATCACAATTGGGATGGAAACGGTCCCATAAAGAGTTGCGGGACAAGCGGCTGCCATGAAAATTTTTGGGTGCCTAAACCTGATCAGGTGGATGTATCGGAAAATGGCGTAAAATCAATGGTCGGGGCCTTTCATCAGGTATGCCGGGACTGCCACAGAAAAGAGGCTGACCAGCAAAAAGCTGCCGGTTCCAAGAGCATTGCTACAGGCCCTGTTGCTTGCGCCGGGTGCCATCCTGATCCCCACTCCCAGATTGAGAACAGTGATACAGCGCTCTCAATTCCCCTTGGTGTTATTAACATAGAGGCACCTGAAGGGGTCGAAGCTACAAGGGGTTCTGTTGGTTTTCCCCACGGACTTCATTTCCAGTTTGCCTGTAAATCGTGTCACCATGACTGGGACGGAGAAAGCGAAGTTGAGGCATGCTCTTCATGCCACAGTGAAACCGAGCCCTCGGGCACCAGAAATATAAAGGATGAGGCAAACCAGATGTACTATCTGGCTGCCTATCACAATGCCTGCGTTAGCTGCCACCGGGATACCGATAAAAAACGCAAGGCCGCCATGGCGCAGGGCAATATAGACAAAGCGGATCTTCCCAAAGCCGCCCCTGTGAATTGTAAGGGTTGCCACAGAGCATCTTAA
- the tmk gene encoding dTMP kinase — MEKANKGRFVVFEGIDGSGKTTQVELLCKRLASTGFPIYTTCEPTDGPVGRLIRRMLSGTLPADQRTIASLFAADRTEHLMDPETGIRQMVDTGTIVVCDRYYFSSYAYHSQYMDMEWVIQANRLNADILKPDITLFIDVDPQICLKRLQTTRKHLEIYEKIDIMKQVRANYLAAFKRLAHQEHVVVIDGNNSVDNIAKAVWEQVCLVI; from the coding sequence TTGGAAAAAGCGAACAAAGGTCGGTTTGTGGTGTTTGAAGGGATTGACGGTTCGGGCAAAACCACACAGGTGGAACTGCTTTGCAAGCGCCTGGCATCAACAGGATTCCCGATTTATACCACATGCGAACCCACTGACGGGCCTGTGGGGCGTTTGATCCGCCGGATGCTGTCCGGCACTCTCCCGGCAGACCAGCGAACAATTGCAAGTCTTTTTGCTGCAGACCGCACCGAACATCTGATGGACCCTGAAACCGGTATCCGGCAGATGGTGGATACCGGTACAATTGTGGTGTGTGACAGGTATTACTTTTCTTCCTATGCCTATCACAGCCAGTATATGGATATGGAGTGGGTGATCCAGGCCAATCGACTCAATGCCGACATTTTAAAACCGGATATCACCCTGTTTATTGATGTTGACCCCCAAATCTGCCTGAAGCGGCTTCAAACCACCAGAAAACATCTTGAAATCTATGAAAAAATAGATATCATGAAGCAGGTACGGGCGAATTATTTGGCGGCTTTTAAGCGCTTGGCGCACCAGGAGCATGTGGTTGTGATCGACGGAAATAATTCTGTGGACAACATAGCCAAAGCGGTCTGGGAGCAAGTCTGCCTTGTAATTTAA
- a CDS encoding DUF3842 family protein — protein MKKVCVIDGQGGGIGSTIIKRIKERFEESVEVIALGTNAIATAQMLKARANKGASGTNAIVQTVKNADMIIGTVGIIMPHSMMGEVTPQMAEAVSCSPAKKVLLPLSQENIAIVGMVGSSLPQLVDELLDVYFPLS, from the coding sequence ATGAAAAAAGTGTGTGTTATCGATGGTCAGGGCGGCGGTATCGGATCAACCATAATCAAGCGGATCAAGGAACGGTTCGAGGAATCCGTTGAGGTGATTGCCCTTGGCACAAATGCCATTGCTACTGCCCAGATGCTTAAAGCCCGTGCCAACAAGGGTGCTTCCGGCACCAACGCCATTGTGCAGACGGTTAAGAATGCTGATATGATTATCGGCACCGTTGGGATTATCATGCCCCATTCCATGATGGGAGAGGTAACCCCCCAGATGGCCGAAGCCGTATCATGTTCCCCGGCAAAAAAGGTGCTTTTGCCCTTGTCTCAGGAGAATATTGCCATTGTCGGGATGGTGGGTTCGTCTTTACCCCAGCTGGTAGATGAATTGCTGGACGTTTATTTCCCCCTGTCCTAG
- a CDS encoding CooT family nickel-binding protein, producing MCEANAYLVDKSGQESLFLESVDKVEPEEEGIRLVSIFGEQKFIKGKIHSLSLVEHKVFIQPE from the coding sequence ATGTGTGAAGCAAATGCATATCTCGTGGACAAGAGTGGACAGGAATCGCTGTTTTTGGAGTCTGTGGACAAGGTGGAGCCCGAAGAAGAGGGTATCCGCCTGGTGTCCATTTTTGGTGAACAAAAATTTATAAAAGGAAAGATTCATTCCCTCTCCCTGGTGGAGCATAAGGTGTTTATTCAACCTGAATAG
- the gltA gene encoding NADPH-dependent glutamate synthase, which yields MTDKKDKVDRVVMPEQDPDVRRRNFLEVPLGLTEEMAITEAKRCLQCKKPACMDGCPVSVSIPAFIKCIAEGDFSAAARKLWERNALPAVCGRVCPQEEQCEGKCLLGKKEKPVAIGYLERFAADWERNHGTGEIPAVAKKTGKKVAVIGSGPSGLTVAGDLLAKGHDVTIFEAFHKPGGVLVYGIPEFRLPKEIVASEVATLEKMGAKIECNTVIGATVTVDELFDEGYDAVYIGVGAGLPKFMNLPGENLIGIYSANEYLTRTNLMKGYLFPKYDTPIARGKHVVVLGAGNVAMDSARTAMRLGAESVKVVYRRSRDEMPARNEELHHAEEEKIEFMLLTNPTQFLGDENGRLTGMECLKMELGDPDASGRRRPVPIEGSEFKIECDLVVVAAGSNANPLLTNSTPDLNLNKWGNIVANPVNGKTSKRAVWAGGDIVTGAATVILAMGAGRAAATSIHAYLTLGW from the coding sequence ATGACTGATAAAAAAGATAAAGTTGATCGTGTAGTGATGCCGGAGCAAGACCCGGACGTCAGGCGCAGAAATTTTTTAGAAGTTCCCCTAGGTCTTACCGAAGAGATGGCAATAACCGAAGCCAAACGCTGCCTGCAGTGCAAAAAACCTGCCTGCATGGATGGATGCCCGGTTTCCGTATCCATTCCTGCGTTTATAAAATGCATAGCTGAGGGTGATTTTTCTGCGGCCGCCCGAAAACTTTGGGAACGTAATGCCCTTCCCGCAGTCTGCGGTAGGGTCTGTCCCCAGGAAGAACAATGTGAAGGCAAATGCCTTCTCGGCAAAAAAGAAAAACCTGTTGCCATTGGTTATCTTGAACGCTTTGCTGCGGACTGGGAACGTAACCACGGTACCGGTGAAATACCGGCTGTAGCGAAAAAAACCGGCAAAAAAGTGGCGGTTATCGGTTCCGGCCCCTCCGGACTGACCGTTGCCGGAGATCTTCTGGCCAAAGGCCATGATGTCACTATCTTTGAAGCATTTCACAAACCCGGCGGGGTTCTGGTGTACGGTATTCCCGAATTCCGTCTGCCCAAGGAGATCGTTGCATCGGAAGTGGCCACCCTTGAAAAAATGGGGGCAAAGATTGAATGCAACACGGTCATCGGTGCCACCGTCACCGTCGACGAACTGTTTGATGAAGGTTATGATGCGGTATACATCGGCGTAGGTGCAGGGCTCCCCAAATTCATGAACCTGCCCGGCGAAAACCTCATAGGTATTTATTCGGCCAATGAGTACCTGACCCGGACCAACCTGATGAAAGGGTATCTATTCCCGAAATATGACACCCCCATTGCCCGGGGTAAGCATGTCGTGGTGCTTGGCGCAGGCAACGTGGCCATGGACTCTGCCAGAACCGCCATGCGTTTAGGGGCAGAGTCGGTCAAGGTTGTTTACAGACGATCCAGGGATGAGATGCCCGCAAGAAACGAGGAACTGCACCATGCGGAAGAGGAAAAAATTGAATTTATGCTTTTAACCAATCCCACCCAATTCCTCGGAGATGAAAATGGAAGGTTAACCGGCATGGAATGTCTGAAAATGGAACTGGGGGACCCTGATGCTTCCGGCCGCCGCCGTCCTGTGCCCATTGAAGGCAGCGAGTTCAAAATAGAGTGTGATCTGGTTGTCGTGGCTGCGGGATCCAACGCCAACCCGCTGCTCACCAATAGCACCCCGGACCTGAATTTAAACAAATGGGGTAATATTGTTGCAAATCCCGTCAACGGCAAGACTTCCAAAAGAGCTGTCTGGGCCGGTGGCGACATCGTTACGGGTGCGGCCACGGTTATCCTTGCCATGGGTGCAGGCCGTGCTGCAGCCACCTCCATCCATGCGTACCTGACCCTTGGGTGGTAA
- a CDS encoding sulfide/dihydroorotate dehydrogenase-like FAD/NAD-binding protein, whose amino-acid sequence MAKIVHREELAQGTIILNEIEAPRIAKKAKPGQFVILQADETGERIPLTMADTNPEKGTITIIYMVVGKSTARFKDLKVGEKYYALIGPLGAPTHIEKIGKVVCVGGGTGIAVLHPIARAMKEAGNEVIAILGSRTYDLLILEEKMREASHTLHICTDDGSKGHHGFVTDVLKETIEKEDIALVVAIGPIPMMKFCSLITKEKGVKTMVSLNPIMVDGTGMCGGCRVSVGGKTKFACVDGPEFDGHQVDFDGLAKRLASYREVEKQSMDAYNKCKCDAN is encoded by the coding sequence ATGGCAAAAATAGTGCATCGTGAGGAATTGGCTCAGGGAACCATTATCCTCAACGAAATAGAAGCGCCCCGCATAGCCAAAAAGGCCAAACCCGGCCAGTTTGTCATTCTTCAGGCAGACGAAACCGGCGAACGTATCCCGTTGACCATGGCAGACACGAACCCTGAAAAAGGAACCATCACAATTATTTACATGGTTGTCGGCAAATCCACAGCCCGGTTCAAGGATCTTAAAGTTGGTGAAAAATACTATGCCCTCATTGGTCCCTTGGGTGCGCCTACGCATATTGAAAAGATAGGAAAGGTCGTCTGCGTAGGCGGCGGCACCGGTATTGCCGTACTGCATCCCATCGCACGGGCAATGAAGGAAGCCGGTAACGAGGTCATAGCCATTCTGGGTTCCAGAACTTATGATCTGCTCATCCTGGAAGAAAAGATGCGGGAAGCCTCCCATACCCTGCATATTTGCACCGATGACGGTTCCAAGGGCCATCACGGATTTGTTACGGATGTGCTCAAGGAGACCATTGAAAAAGAGGATATTGCCCTGGTTGTAGCCATTGGTCCCATTCCCATGATGAAATTCTGCAGCCTGATCACCAAGGAAAAAGGCGTCAAGACCATGGTCAGCCTGAACCCCATCATGGTGGACGGCACAGGCATGTGCGGCGGATGTCGAGTATCAGTAGGCGGGAAGACTAAATTTGCCTGCGTGGACGGCCCTGAATTTGACGGGCACCAGGTAGATTTTGATGGACTAGCCAAACGACTTGCATCATATAGGGAGGTTGAAAAACAGTCCATGGATGCTTACAACAAATGCAAATGTGATGCAAATTAA
- a CDS encoding rhodanese-like domain-containing protein gives MKNSFKLLLFCTVVLFLSCTGCTTTSKNTTHQIIQHQHKDVNCSEYYQYKTKLNHEGFDITPSQAYEMVMDNPKHTFIIDARTPAEYAFIGHPTGSYNIPLKFSTNEIEEKNGHLQPKMTTNNNFGKDLLAKFNPSTDTLIFMCRSGKRSCLACDEAIKVGFSKEKLFSLLGGFEGDKVKNKNSAFYGQRKVGGWVNEGLPWDDKLYSNLAYMPSN, from the coding sequence ATGAAAAATTCTTTCAAGTTACTGCTTTTTTGCACGGTTGTTTTGTTTTTGTCGTGTACGGGATGCACAACAACTTCAAAAAATACAACTCATCAAATTATCCAACATCAGCATAAAGACGTTAATTGCTCTGAATATTATCAGTACAAAACAAAATTAAATCATGAAGGATTCGATATTACACCATCTCAAGCTTATGAAATGGTAATGGATAATCCAAAACATACTTTTATCATTGATGCTAGAACTCCTGCCGAGTACGCATTCATAGGGCACCCAACAGGCTCTTATAATATTCCTTTAAAATTTTCAACCAATGAAATAGAAGAAAAAAATGGACACCTTCAGCCCAAAATGACTACAAATAATAACTTTGGAAAGGATCTTTTAGCCAAATTTAATCCATCAACAGACACGCTCATATTTATGTGTCGTAGTGGAAAAAGAAGCTGTCTGGCTTGTGATGAAGCTATCAAGGTTGGTTTTTCTAAAGAAAAGCTTTTTAGTCTGCTGGGTGGATTTGAAGGCGATAAAGTAAAAAATAAAAACAGCGCATTTTATGGACAGAGAAAAGTTGGGGGATGGGTAAATGAAGGTCTGCCATGGGATGATAAGCTATATTCAAATTTAGCTTATATGCCGTCTAACTAG
- a CDS encoding phosphoenolpyruvate carboxykinase (GTP): MDPLHTLGKISSPDQALNLFASKLDRTQLAKIAKIKHPDVLIRIANAIVLCRPSKVFINTGSEEDKDAIRKISIEKGEERALAMDGHTIHFDLAGEQGRIVDRTYYIAEPEDLVSSLANRMPPEQAVKEIESNMSGIMENLTMIVGFYMRGPVGSPVSNPALELTSSAYISHSAELLYRNAFNDFDHEVEQKGYFFTNVHSEGLNRTEDLPHARVFMDRKYQTTYAWKCTYAGNTLLLKKGNHRFAVDKAVYRDRGRELSEHMFITGISGPDGRTTWCAGAAPSGCGKTTTAMAGNVFIGDDLAQMWIAQDGSIRTINPENGIFGIVEGVNAEGDPLLMKVLRQPGYEVIWSNVLVDEKSKPHWIGNMEPAPEKGINFQGEWYQGKTNEKAEPIPISHPNSRYTLASKNLDNYSPEAANPKGVVTRIFTYSGRDEDTMPPVWVAKTPDAGVVIGACIVSATTATEVGVTGIKRAPWANAPFIPGALGDYMDAQFKFFNNPDISKPFKPVMAGLNYFLTHRARGGDSDKLLGEKRDVKVWLAWLERYAHNEVEYLPTPIGNLPAYNDLAKLFKQIIDKDYPRSLYDMQFALYTVKIIQRIELQEKAYAKEENIPKKLFEILATQKTALLDLKKKAGNVIMPDYFENLH; encoded by the coding sequence ATGGACCCTTTACATACCCTTGGGAAAATCAGTTCTCCCGATCAGGCCCTAAATCTGTTTGCATCAAAACTTGACCGTACACAATTGGCAAAAATTGCCAAGATCAAACACCCGGATGTACTGATCCGTATCGCCAACGCCATTGTTCTTTGCAGGCCGTCAAAAGTATTTATCAATACCGGATCGGAAGAAGACAAGGATGCCATCCGGAAAATTTCCATTGAAAAGGGCGAGGAACGCGCCCTTGCGATGGACGGGCACACCATCCATTTTGATCTGGCCGGTGAACAGGGAAGGATCGTGGACCGCACCTATTACATTGCCGAACCCGAGGACCTGGTATCCAGCCTTGCCAACCGCATGCCCCCCGAACAAGCGGTAAAAGAAATTGAAAGCAATATGTCCGGCATCATGGAAAATCTGACCATGATTGTAGGATTTTACATGAGAGGACCTGTGGGATCCCCTGTATCCAACCCCGCCTTAGAGCTGACATCCTCAGCCTATATATCCCACAGTGCAGAGCTGCTTTACCGAAACGCCTTTAATGATTTCGACCACGAAGTTGAGCAAAAAGGATATTTTTTCACAAATGTACACTCCGAAGGCCTGAATCGTACCGAGGATCTTCCCCATGCGCGCGTGTTCATGGACCGGAAATACCAGACCACCTATGCCTGGAAATGTACCTATGCCGGCAATACCCTCCTGCTTAAAAAGGGCAATCACAGATTTGCCGTGGACAAAGCCGTATACCGGGACCGGGGCAGGGAGTTGTCCGAACATATGTTTATTACGGGCATCAGCGGACCGGATGGCCGGACCACCTGGTGTGCAGGCGCAGCGCCTTCCGGATGCGGAAAAACAACCACAGCCATGGCCGGAAATGTGTTTATAGGCGATGACCTGGCCCAGATGTGGATTGCCCAAGACGGCAGCATCCGAACCATAAACCCGGAAAACGGGATATTTGGAATTGTGGAAGGTGTGAACGCTGAAGGTGATCCTTTATTAATGAAAGTATTGCGGCAGCCTGGATACGAAGTGATCTGGTCAAATGTCCTTGTCGATGAAAAATCCAAACCCCACTGGATTGGCAATATGGAACCTGCCCCTGAAAAAGGAATCAACTTCCAGGGTGAATGGTACCAGGGAAAAACCAATGAGAAAGCAGAACCCATCCCCATATCCCATCCCAATTCCAGATACACCCTGGCTTCGAAAAATCTTGACAACTACTCGCCTGAAGCAGCCAACCCGAAAGGCGTGGTCACACGGATATTTACATATTCAGGCAGGGACGAGGACACCATGCCGCCGGTGTGGGTGGCAAAGACCCCGGATGCCGGTGTGGTCATCGGCGCATGTATAGTATCTGCGACCACGGCCACAGAGGTCGGGGTCACAGGCATTAAACGCGCACCATGGGCCAACGCTCCCTTTATCCCCGGTGCGTTAGGTGATTACATGGATGCCCAGTTCAAATTCTTCAATAACCCTGACATCAGCAAACCTTTCAAGCCGGTTATGGCAGGTCTGAACTATTTTCTGACCCACCGGGCCAGGGGCGGCGATTCAGACAAGCTTCTCGGAGAGAAACGGGATGTCAAAGTGTGGCTGGCCTGGCTGGAAAGATATGCCCATAACGAAGTTGAATACCTGCCCACCCCCATCGGCAACCTGCCCGCCTACAATGATCTGGCTAAGCTGTTTAAGCAAATCATTGACAAGGACTATCCCAGGTCCCTTTATGACATGCAGTTTGCTCTGTACACGGTAAAAATTATCCAGCGCATTGAACTTCAGGAAAAGGCATATGCAAAGGAAGAGAATATTCCGAAAAAACTGTTTGAAATCCTGGCAACTCAAAAAACAGCCCTTCTGGATCTGAAGAAAAAAGCAGGGAATGTCATTATGCCGGATTATTTTGAAAACCTGCATTGA
- a CDS encoding PHP domain-containing protein, whose protein sequence is MAHIFADLHNHTTASDGDFSPGDLVALAAGMGIKVLGVTDHDTLDGLEAALDAGKIQGVEVFPGVEISVRFKRAFFTGTLHVLTYFSSAMLKDSGFVTRFKTLLAGGRGERLVRARIEKINEVFGPGGESPLLSRDLTFEEIAAYSDNVSRRHFAMALAERLGISDKDTITRIIGNNSPAYLPSGVDLEQVKGFIKSEPVVAVLAHPAAGSFPGEGHYKEVLPPLEIVTRLLSEVLDAGVKGLEVHYPGHSPEHQVLLLSWAEKYDLLVTGGSDCHDSAKRPLGTAGVNEQEFKRLRQMVLCEEKKNR, encoded by the coding sequence ATGGCACATATATTTGCAGATTTGCATAATCACACCACCGCATCTGACGGGGATTTTTCCCCTGGCGATCTTGTGGCCCTGGCCGCAGGTATGGGTATAAAGGTTTTAGGCGTGACCGACCATGACACTCTGGATGGACTTGAAGCTGCCCTGGATGCGGGGAAAATACAGGGCGTAGAGGTCTTTCCGGGTGTTGAGATCTCCGTGCGCTTCAAACGTGCGTTTTTCACGGGAACCCTTCACGTGCTGACCTATTTTTCAAGCGCGATGTTAAAAGATTCGGGGTTTGTCACACGGTTTAAAACCCTTCTGGCCGGAGGGCGGGGAGAGAGACTTGTCCGGGCAAGGATTGAGAAAATTAACGAGGTGTTCGGGCCTGGCGGAGAATCGCCTTTATTGTCAAGGGATCTTACCTTTGAAGAGATTGCCGCATATTCGGATAATGTCTCCCGCCGCCATTTTGCCATGGCCCTGGCCGAGAGACTGGGTATTTCAGACAAAGATACCATTACCCGGATCATCGGTAATAACAGTCCCGCCTATCTGCCTTCGGGGGTGGACCTTGAACAGGTAAAAGGGTTTATAAAAAGTGAACCTGTGGTCGCTGTGCTGGCTCACCCGGCTGCCGGTTCTTTTCCCGGCGAGGGGCATTACAAGGAGGTGCTGCCGCCTCTGGAAATCGTGACGCGTCTGCTGTCCGAAGTGCTGGACGCCGGCGTCAAAGGCCTTGAGGTCCATTATCCGGGCCATTCACCGGAACATCAGGTGCTGCTTTTGTCCTGGGCTGAAAAATATGATCTGCTTGTCACCGGGGGGTCTGACTGCCATGACAGCGCCAAACGTCCTTTGGGAACAGCAGGTGTGAATGAACAGGAATTTAAACGATTAAGGCAGATGGTATTGTGCGAAGAAAAGAAAAACAGATAA